A section of the Telopea speciosissima isolate NSW1024214 ecotype Mountain lineage chromosome 3, Tspe_v1, whole genome shotgun sequence genome encodes:
- the LOC122656944 gene encoding protein PHOSPHATE-INDUCED 1-like, whose product MASFVSTLPFQVLLVVSLLHFSNAGRRLSGLVEEQSMLLQYHKGPLLSGKISVNLIWYGNFNPTQRAIISDFISSLSSSQASLKTQSQPSVLTWWKTTDKYYQLSSKNKKPSSLSLQMGNQILDENYSLGKFLTRNQIVQLAARGDHRNAVNVVLTAADVTVEGFCMDTCGSHGSQGKKSKFAYIWVGNSETQCPGQCAWPFHQPIYGPQNPPLIAPNNDVGMDGMVINLASLLAATATNPFGNGFYQGSAEAPLEAASACPGIYGKGAYPGYAGELLVDSTTGASYNANGANGRKYLLPALFDPSTSSCSALV is encoded by the coding sequence ATGGcctcttttgtttctacatTACCCTTCCAAGTTCTCTTAGTGGTTTCCCTCTTACATTTCTCCAATGCTGGGAGGAGACTCAGTGGATTGGTGGAGGAGCAGTCTATGCTCTTACAATACCACAAGGGTCCCCTTCTCTCAGGAAAAATATCTGTCAATCTCATCTGGTACGGCAATTTCAACCCTACCCAACGCGCCATTATCTCGGATTTCATCTCTTCCCTCTCATCCTCACAAGCTTCATTGAAAACCCAATCCCAACCCTCTGTTCTCACATGGTGGAAGACCACTGACAAGTACTACCAGCTCAGTTCCAAGAACAAGAAACCCTCTTCGCTCTCTCTCCAAATGGGTAACCAAATCCTTGACGAGAACTACTCATTGGGCAAGTTCCTTACCAGAAACCAAATCGTGCAGCTCGCAGCTAGAGGCGATCATAGAAATGCCGTTAATGTAGTTCTGACCGCCGCAGATGTCACCGTCGAGGGTTTCTGTATGGACACATGCGGAAGCCATGGTTCCCAAGGCAAGAAATCGAAGTTCGCTTACATCTGGGTTGGTAACTCGGAGACTCAGTGCCCAGGTCAATGTGCTTGGCCCTTCCACCAGCCCATCTATGGACCTCAGAACCCACCATTGATTGCCCCAAACAATGATGTGGGCATGGATGGAATGGTTATTAATCTGGCTAGTCTCTTGGCTGCAACTGCTACCAAcccttttggaaatggtttctATCAAGGCTCTGCTGAGGCACCATTGGAAGCAGCTTCAGCTTGCCCTGGTATCTATGGGAAGGGGGCTTACCCTGGTTATGCAGGGGAGCTGTTGGTGGATTCAACTACTGGTGCTAGCTACAATGCCAATGGTGCAAATGGAAGGAAGTACCTGCTTCCTGCCCTGTTTGATCCTTCCACATCTTCATGCTCTGCACTGGTCTAA